One part of the Coleofasciculus sp. FACHB-T130 genome encodes these proteins:
- a CDS encoding DUF3558 domain-containing protein, with protein MKARFFLSSSLLLLMTLVGCSTATPPTPQASVSPTSTATPQTVQGSPSPTPATESPSPSPVSETISESQKISATGIGPAKLGMTLGELKKELGSKAEFKVQSPYIVDFDAIAVSQNGKVQYYILYPAGNPLADSGKIDALVTENSDYKTEKGVGPGTSLKQAEAAYGDATLSYNLDNEGREYVRFANQPAKSISFRLGNANDASLIGVYSSKSGSGGLSETKQFKDAASIRSVEVN; from the coding sequence GTGAAAGCTCGATTTTTTCTCTCTAGTTCCTTGCTTTTGCTCATGACACTCGTGGGTTGTAGCACGGCGACGCCGCCAACTCCACAAGCATCCGTTTCACCTACCAGCACAGCGACACCCCAGACAGTACAAGGGTCGCCTAGTCCCACCCCGGCTACAGAATCTCCAAGCCCTAGCCCAGTTTCGGAAACAATTTCTGAAAGCCAAAAAATTTCAGCCACAGGGATTGGCCCGGCTAAGCTGGGAATGACTTTAGGCGAACTCAAAAAAGAGCTGGGTTCAAAAGCTGAATTTAAGGTGCAGTCGCCTTACATCGTGGATTTTGATGCGATCGCTGTCAGCCAAAATGGAAAGGTGCAATATTACATCCTCTACCCAGCCGGGAACCCCTTAGCTGATTCGGGCAAAATCGATGCTTTAGTAACCGAAAATTCCGACTATAAAACTGAAAAAGGAGTCGGTCCCGGAACCTCTCTCAAACAAGCAGAGGCAGCCTACGGAGACGCCACCTTGTCTTACAACCTTGACAATGAAGGCAGAGAATACGTCCGGTTTGCTAATCAACCAGCTAAGAGTATCTCCTTCCGTCTTGGAAATGCTAATGATGCAAGCTTGATAGGAGTTTATTCTTCAAAATCAGGATCGGGCGGATTGTCTGAGACAAAGCAATTTAAAGACGCTGCCTCTATTCGCTCAGTTGAAGTGAATTGA
- the rsmI gene encoding 16S rRNA (cytidine(1402)-2'-O)-methyltransferase: MQTEPKLGTLYIVGTPIGNLEDMTFRAVRILQTVDAIAAEDTRHTGKLLQHFQIKTPQWSYHEHNQQQRIPELLEQLKIGKAIALVTDAGMPGISDPGYELVKACIEAAISVVPIPGCTAVTTALSAAGLPPDKFVFEGFLPAKGQERQERLEALQSESRTIVFYEAPHRLRQTLQDLGAVLGLTRQIVLARELTKMHEEFWRGSIQEASDRYATREPQGEFTLVVAGAELTMPMLSEEALKAELQHLLQAGISRSQASRQLAKATSFSRRHLYQLALEIPAEALTEEKEVDEP; encoded by the coding sequence ATGCAAACTGAGCCAAAATTGGGGACACTTTACATCGTCGGGACACCGATAGGCAACCTGGAAGATATGACCTTTCGGGCGGTGCGAATTTTACAAACGGTGGACGCGATCGCAGCCGAGGATACGCGCCACACGGGGAAGCTGTTGCAGCACTTTCAAATTAAAACGCCCCAGTGGAGTTACCACGAACACAACCAGCAGCAGCGGATTCCAGAGTTGTTGGAACAACTCAAAATCGGGAAAGCGATCGCGCTTGTCACCGATGCCGGAATGCCGGGAATCTCCGATCCGGGCTACGAACTGGTGAAAGCTTGTATCGAAGCAGCCATTTCCGTCGTTCCTATCCCCGGTTGTACTGCCGTCACGACTGCCTTAAGCGCCGCCGGACTTCCCCCAGACAAATTTGTGTTTGAAGGCTTTTTACCCGCAAAAGGTCAAGAACGGCAAGAACGTTTGGAAGCTTTACAAAGCGAAAGCCGTACGATTGTATTTTACGAAGCTCCTCATCGGTTGCGACAAACGCTGCAAGACTTAGGGGCTGTATTGGGACTCACCCGTCAAATTGTACTGGCGCGGGAGTTAACCAAGATGCACGAGGAATTTTGGCGGGGAAGCATTCAGGAAGCAAGCGATCGCTATGCCACCCGCGAACCCCAAGGAGAATTTACCCTCGTCGTTGCCGGTGCCGAGTTAACGATGCCAATGCTGTCGGAAGAGGCGCTAAAAGCCGAGTTACAACATCTCCTGCAAGCAGGAATCTCGCGATCGCAAGCCAGTCGCCAGTTAGCAAAAGCCACCTCTTTTTCCCGCCGCCACCTCTATCAGTTAGCGCTAGAAATTCCGGCTGAAGCTCTAACTGAGGAGAAAGAAGTAGATGAACCCTAA
- a CDS encoding EAL domain-containing protein translates to MLQFLKNLISPNWFIPHGRGYLWQPGLVSLHIVADALIAIAYYSISLALLYFIHQRQDLPFRRIFFLFGAFIVSCGTTHLMEIWTLWHPAYWLSGAVKVITAIISGYTAVELIRLIPKALAIPSQAQLEATNQKLSQEVIERQQAEAALRHSEARFRSIFEGAGMGIAIVDMEGHVVTTNPALQRMLGCKEDNLPAGYIQEDTTPNEVGWDRYINLLAGKYDYSQMAKRYLGKDGHLIWGRDCYQMEQRYLGKNGQMLWCNITVSQVRDAEGKPQFGIRLVEDITARKKAEAALKQYQEHLEKVVGERTAELTKVNEKLSWQANHDPLTGISNRYEFEQRLQEAVSNTRMQNQEHTLCYLDLDRFKIVNDTCGHVAGDELLRQISSLLQSRVRRTDVLARLGGDEFAVLLYQCPTDEALRVAHSLLETIQEFRFAWQDKTFTVGVSIGVVTFDANCSTLSGVVSAADAACYEAKNRGRNRVYVYQADAQKLAQQHNEVQWLNRLNQAIAQSGSVQLLATPENTLPAKNQFCLYYQPIAPLNAELTTGEHYEVLLRFVDDKGELIPPMAFLPAAERYNLMPAIDRWVIRTFLAMLHQSEIQNLEPQFQNFASYPTGRIRNSFAAGASNVATSPPLTPYILPPSSFPLYTINLSGATVNDDQFIEFLKEQFFVYKIPPQMICFEITESVAIANLSKASGLIKEVKALGCRFALDDFGSGMSSFAYLKYLPLDYLKIDGSFVKDIADDPIHFALVEAINRVGHVMGLKTIAEFVTNDSILEKVKFLGIDYAQGYVIAKPQPLEFN, encoded by the coding sequence ATGCTGCAATTTTTAAAAAATTTAATCTCTCCAAATTGGTTTATTCCCCACGGGCGCGGCTATCTCTGGCAACCAGGGTTAGTCTCGCTGCATATCGTGGCAGATGCGTTGATTGCGATCGCCTATTACTCGATTTCCCTCGCCTTGCTCTATTTCATCCACCAACGACAGGATTTGCCCTTCCGAAGGATATTTTTCCTGTTTGGAGCTTTCATTGTTTCCTGTGGCACGACCCACCTGATGGAAATCTGGACGCTCTGGCATCCAGCTTATTGGCTTTCGGGTGCCGTCAAAGTGATTACCGCTATCATTTCCGGTTACACAGCTGTCGAACTGATTCGTTTGATTCCCAAAGCACTGGCAATTCCCAGTCAGGCACAACTAGAAGCAACGAACCAAAAACTCAGTCAGGAAGTCATCGAACGCCAGCAAGCAGAAGCAGCATTGCGGCATAGCGAAGCTCGCTTTCGCTCAATTTTTGAGGGAGCAGGCATGGGAATCGCGATCGTAGACATGGAAGGTCATGTCGTGACAACGAATCCGGCACTCCAACGGATGCTGGGTTGCAAAGAGGATAATTTGCCAGCAGGATATATTCAAGAAGATACCACTCCGAACGAAGTGGGTTGGGATCGTTACATTAACTTACTCGCCGGAAAATATGACTATTCTCAGATGGCGAAGCGTTATCTGGGAAAGGATGGACATCTGATTTGGGGTCGCGATTGCTATCAAATGGAGCAGCGTTACCTGGGAAAAAATGGGCAGATGTTGTGGTGCAACATCACTGTTTCCCAGGTACGTGACGCTGAGGGCAAACCGCAATTTGGCATTCGCCTGGTGGAAGATATCACTGCCCGCAAGAAAGCAGAGGCAGCACTCAAACAGTACCAAGAACATCTAGAAAAAGTGGTGGGAGAACGAACTGCCGAACTCACCAAAGTTAACGAAAAGCTTTCCTGGCAAGCAAACCACGATCCACTGACGGGAATCTCCAACCGTTACGAATTTGAGCAACGTTTGCAGGAAGCGGTGTCAAATACCAGAATGCAAAACCAAGAACACACGCTTTGCTATCTGGATCTCGATCGGTTCAAGATTGTTAACGATACTTGCGGTCATGTTGCTGGCGATGAATTATTGCGTCAAATCAGTAGTTTGTTACAAAGCAGAGTGCGTAGAACTGATGTTCTGGCACGATTAGGCGGTGATGAATTCGCTGTGTTGCTGTACCAATGTCCCACAGATGAAGCACTGCGAGTTGCTCATTCGCTCCTAGAAACCATTCAGGAGTTTCGATTTGCGTGGCAGGATAAAACTTTTACAGTCGGTGTCAGTATTGGTGTCGTGACATTTGACGCCAATTGTTCCACTTTGTCAGGCGTTGTTAGTGCTGCTGATGCAGCTTGCTATGAAGCTAAAAATCGGGGACGAAATCGCGTGTATGTTTACCAAGCTGACGCTCAAAAACTGGCGCAGCAGCACAATGAAGTGCAATGGTTGAACCGATTGAATCAAGCGATCGCGCAAAGCGGGTCTGTGCAGCTTTTGGCTACTCCTGAAAATACATTACCAGCCAAGAATCAATTCTGCTTGTACTACCAACCGATTGCGCCTTTGAATGCCGAACTAACCACTGGCGAACATTACGAAGTTCTGCTGCGTTTCGTGGATGACAAAGGCGAGTTGATCCCGCCGATGGCGTTTCTCCCCGCCGCCGAGCGATACAACCTAATGCCTGCAATAGACCGCTGGGTGATCCGTACCTTCTTGGCGATGCTTCACCAATCAGAAATTCAGAATTTAGAACCTCAATTTCAGAATTTTGCATCTTACCCTACAGGAAGGATTCGTAACTCCTTCGCTGCTGGTGCTAGCAATGTTGCCACTTCGCCTCCACTAACACCCTACATCCTTCCTCCTTCATCTTTTCCCCTGTATACTATCAATCTCTCTGGTGCTACCGTTAACGACGACCAGTTTATAGAATTCCTTAAAGAGCAGTTTTTCGTCTATAAAATCCCCCCACAGATGATCTGCTTTGAGATTACTGAAAGTGTTGCAATTGCAAATTTGAGTAAAGCATCAGGGTTAATTAAGGAAGTTAAAGCTTTAGGTTGTCGTTTTGCTTTAGATGATTTTGGCAGCGGGATGTCCTCGTTTGCTTATCTCAAATATCTGCCGCTAGATTACTTAAAAATTGATGGAAGTTTTGTCAAAGATATTGCCGATGACCCAATTCATTTTGCACTGGTGGAAGCGATTAACCGGGTTGGGCACGTCATGGGTCTGAAAACAATTGCTGAGTTTGTCACGAATGACTCGATTTTAGAGAAGGTAAAATTTTTAGGAATAGATTATGCACAAGGTTATGTCATTGCCAAACCCCAGCCACTAGAATTCAATTAA
- a CDS encoding sugar kinase, with product MAFQGLFVGLVTLDLVYLTTGLPEQNQKIVASDYTVAAGGPATNAAVTFSYLGNRASLLGIVGIHPINCLIRTDLDSHSVTLIDLSPSQSEPPPISSIITTQATGDRAAISINATKTQVSGECLPLNILQEIDIVLIDGHQMAVGEKIARLAKENQIPVVIDGGSWKPGFERILPFVDYAICSENFHPPSCDRAQQEVLSYLSALGIPHIAITGGEKPIQYLSQGTSGSIEVPQINPVDTMGAGDIFHGAFCNYILRKSFADAIASAAKIASHSCQFFGTRRWMQKTAPK from the coding sequence ATGGCTTTTCAGGGGCTTTTTGTAGGATTAGTTACCTTAGACCTGGTGTATTTAACGACGGGTCTACCCGAACAAAATCAGAAAATTGTTGCATCTGACTATACGGTAGCGGCAGGAGGCCCTGCGACCAATGCAGCCGTGACTTTTAGTTATTTGGGCAATCGAGCAAGCCTTTTGGGTATAGTTGGTATTCATCCAATTAATTGCCTGATCCGGACTGATTTGGACAGTCACTCAGTGACGCTGATAGACCTGTCACCTAGCCAATCTGAACCTCCGCCGATTTCTTCTATTATCACGACTCAGGCAACAGGCGATCGCGCGGCGATCTCGATCAATGCGACGAAAACACAAGTTAGCGGTGAATGTCTGCCCCTCAATATTTTACAGGAAATTGATATTGTACTCATTGATGGGCACCAAATGGCAGTTGGGGAGAAAATTGCCCGATTAGCTAAAGAAAATCAGATCCCTGTTGTCATAGATGGCGGCAGTTGGAAGCCTGGATTTGAAAGAATATTGCCCTTTGTAGATTACGCCATTTGTTCGGAAAATTTTCATCCCCCAAGTTGCGATCGCGCACAGCAGGAAGTTCTTTCTTATCTATCCGCACTAGGGATTCCTCACATCGCTATCACTGGCGGAGAGAAACCTATCCAATATCTTTCGCAGGGTACAAGCGGATCGATAGAAGTTCCCCAAATAAATCCCGTTGATACGATGGGTGCTGGGGACATTTTTCACGGTGCCTTTTGTAACTATATCCTACGGAAAAGTTTTGCCGATGCGATCGCATCGGCGGCGAAAATTGCCTCTCATTCCTGTCAATTTTTTGGCACTCGTCGATGGATGCAGAAAACAGCACCAAAGTAA
- a CDS encoding inositol monophosphatase family protein, with protein sequence MTVLKSLGENRYEGLEEIVAIARSVGWGAADILQSYYRGDRSTDDLEVENKKDGPVTAADVAVNEYILYNLQASLNNPDFGYLSEETYKSQTPAVEQPWVWIVDPLDGTRDFIDRTGEFAIHIALTHQGRPILAVVALPEAGKLYYATKGGGTYMETREGQPKPVRVSERNALEELTLVVSRTHRDERFNQLVQHLPFKNKHYVGSVGCKIATIIDHQADVYISLSGKSAPKDWDMAAPELILTEAGGQFTHADGTPPKYNQGDVNQWGCLIGSNGHCHDTLCAQASEILAQLDAPA encoded by the coding sequence GTGACAGTATTAAAATCGTTGGGCGAAAACCGATATGAGGGGCTAGAAGAAATTGTCGCGATCGCTCGAAGTGTAGGTTGGGGTGCCGCCGATATCCTCCAGTCTTACTATCGCGGCGATCGTAGCACCGATGATTTGGAAGTTGAAAACAAAAAAGATGGCCCAGTCACGGCAGCAGATGTCGCCGTCAACGAATACATCCTCTATAACTTGCAGGCGTCTCTCAACAACCCAGATTTCGGATATTTAAGCGAAGAAACTTATAAATCTCAGACACCAGCAGTAGAGCAACCTTGGGTTTGGATCGTTGACCCCCTCGATGGAACGCGAGACTTTATCGATCGGACGGGTGAATTTGCAATTCATATTGCCTTAACGCACCAAGGGCGTCCCATTCTGGCAGTGGTCGCGTTGCCAGAGGCAGGAAAATTGTATTACGCAACCAAAGGCGGCGGCACCTATATGGAAACTCGTGAAGGTCAACCCAAGCCAGTTCGCGTATCGGAACGCAACGCCCTTGAGGAACTCACCTTAGTCGTTAGCCGCACCCATCGAGATGAGCGCTTCAATCAGCTAGTGCAACACCTGCCGTTTAAAAATAAACACTATGTCGGCAGTGTCGGCTGCAAAATTGCCACCATCATCGACCACCAAGCAGACGTTTATATCTCTCTGTCTGGTAAATCTGCTCCCAAAGATTGGGATATGGCGGCTCCAGAGCTGATTTTGACGGAAGCAGGCGGACAATTCACCCACGCTGATGGCACTCCCCCCAAGTACAACCAGGGGGATGTGAATCAATGGGGTTGTCTGATTGGGAGTAATGGTCACTGTCACGACACGCTTTGCGCCCAAGCCTCAGAAATTCTGGCTCAATTGGACGCGCCCGCTTAG
- a CDS encoding Nif11-like leader peptide family natural product precursor encodes MAQESAASLFKAVKEDQALQARLKATTNPETFIQIARERGYDFTVQELNNEIENLSEEELAAVINPGIGPRRHLTPR; translated from the coding sequence ATGGCACAGGAAAGCGCTGCCAGTTTGTTCAAAGCAGTTAAAGAAGATCAAGCATTACAAGCAAGACTCAAAGCAACCACTAACCCAGAAACCTTCATCCAGATTGCCCGTGAACGTGGCTATGACTTCACGGTTCAAGAACTGAATAATGAAATCGAGAATTTATCTGAGGAGGAGTTGGCAGCCGTTATCAATCCAGGTATTGGTCCCCGGAGACACCTAACTCCTAGGTAA
- a CDS encoding class I SAM-dependent methyltransferase has translation MMLRPNQRTKLDDTDDKEFYSYPRFVTHVDEGFIQQLTDLYRDRLKPNTRILDMMSSWVSHLPEEMKFAHIEGHGLNEEELAKNPRFDRYFVQDINKNPKLPLPNEDFDAVLNCVSVQYLQYPDAVFAEIYRILKPGGIAIISFSNRMFYQKAIAAWRDSSEASRVELVKSYFTSIPGFSSPEVITHQSSAPKFLQWMGASGGDPFYAVIAHRS, from the coding sequence ATGATGCTGCGACCGAATCAACGCACTAAGTTAGATGATACCGATGATAAGGAGTTTTACTCCTATCCGCGCTTTGTGACCCACGTAGACGAAGGGTTTATTCAACAACTGACGGATCTCTACCGCGATCGCTTGAAGCCGAATACCCGCATCTTGGACATGATGAGTAGCTGGGTTTCCCATCTACCAGAGGAGATGAAATTTGCTCACATCGAAGGACACGGACTGAACGAAGAGGAACTGGCGAAAAATCCCCGCTTCGATCGTTATTTTGTTCAAGATATCAACAAAAATCCGAAGCTACCCCTACCGAATGAAGATTTCGACGCCGTTCTCAACTGCGTCTCGGTGCAGTATCTGCAATATCCGGATGCTGTATTTGCGGAAATTTACCGCATCCTCAAGCCGGGTGGAATCGCAATTATCAGCTTTTCCAACCGGATGTTCTATCAAAAAGCGATCGCTGCGTGGCGGGATAGTTCCGAAGCTAGCCGGGTTGAGCTAGTGAAAAGCTACTTCACCTCAATCCCCGGATTTAGCTCCCCAGAAGTCATTACTCACCAATCCTCCGCCCCGAAGTTCCTACAGTGGATGGGTGCCAGTGGGGGAGATCCTTTCTACGCTGTCATTGCTCACCGCTCTTAA